A window of Bactrocera dorsalis isolate Fly_Bdor chromosome 4, ASM2337382v1, whole genome shotgun sequence genomic DNA:
ATCAAATAGTTTTATATAACTACGTGTAGAGACGCTATTAAAGACGCTTTCGCAACAGTTTactgcaaattaataaattaaatatgaaattctttttgaaaaaatgtctgCGCAAAAAGCCCGAAGAGATGAAACCGGGCGCCATACTGGACGCCGTCATTTCACAATCTTCGCCAACGGCCAACAAATGTCTACTTTACAAGCTCGCAGACTACAAACGTGGCGGCGATCTCATTGATGCACTCAACAGTGGCGGTCTGGTCGCCGTGGAGCAACTGATACGCGAGCAATTCGGCATCTTCATGTATAATGATGGCAAAGGGCAGGTGATTAATCGCGCTGAATTTCTACGTTGGAAATATCGCGATCACACTGAGGTAACCATACCAATTGAGGCATCACTCTCGCGTCACGATCCACTTGGCAAGTGGGAGGACCACAAAGCCTGCTGGCAAATGCAGTTTCGTGGCGCACTTGGCGAGAGTCTACTACATGTGCTTATCATATGTGATTCCAAGATACACACGAAGTTGGCGCGTGTACTGATACGCGTATTTCCGAATCTCGCACAAGATGTGATGGAAGGTGAGGAGTATTTGGGTGCTAGTGCGTTACATTTGGCGATTGCTTACAGTAATAATGAACTGGTGGCCGACCTTATCGAAGCAGGCGCGGATATAAATCAACGTGCAATCGGTAGTTTCTTCTTACCACGTGATCAGCAGCGCCGCAATCCAGCTAAATCGACGGACTACGAGGGTCTTGCTTATTTAGGTGAGTATCCGCTGGCTTGGGCGGCTTGTTGCGCCAACGAAAGCGTATATAATCTATTGCTGGATTGCGGCGCTGATCCGGATGCGCAAGATTCCTTCGGAAATATGATACTACATATGGTGGTTGTATGCGACAAGTTGGTGAGTTCGTTGCTTGATTGGTTAAAGTGGTACTTTATAAATAATCTCATATTGTTCAGGACATGTTCGGTTATGCGTTGCGTCATCCTAAAACGCCAGCCAAGAATGGTATTGCTAATCACAGTGGCCTTACACCATTGACCCTGTCATGTAAATTGGGCCGCGCAGAGGTCTTCCGCGAGATGTTGGAGCTTTCTGCACGTGAATTCTGGCGTTACAGCAATATCACTTGCTCGGGCTATCCGCTCAATGCTTTGGATACTTTGTTACCAGACGGACGCACAAGTGAGTTCCTGCCAAAGTAGATCTTCACAgatattttgaagattttcgTTTTCTTCAGATTGGAATTCCGCACTTTTTATTATCTTGAACGGCACCAAAGAGGAACACTTGGATATGTTGGATGGCGGTATCATACAACGTTTACTGGAGGAGAAATGGAAAACCTTTGCTCAGAATCAATTCTTAAAGCGCCTACTCATTCTGCTTGTTCACTTGCTTTGTCTCTCGGTCTCGGTTTATATGCGTCCTGCACATGTAGCCGACGATGATGAAGACGAGGTAGTTGCAAGTGGCTCCACTTCGAAAGACGTAAAAACGCTTGAGCTCGCAGAGGAGACGGAAGACGAAAAGTACGATGTGCAGACTATAGTGCGCTATTGTGCAGAGTTTGGCACGATTGTGGGCGTCCTCAGCTATGTTATCTTCCAGCAGGGCGATGAGATAAAAAATCAGGGACTACCGGCGTTTCTTAAGCAATTAGTGAGTTCGGTTGTTTGTTCAATTCAGAGACGTTGTATCTAGTCACTTCTAATACCTGCAGACCCATGCACCAGCCAAGGCTATATTTCTTGTTTCTAACTTGATGATTCTCGCCTGCATACCTTTTCGATTGATGGGCGATACAGACACTGAGGAAGCCATACTTATTTTTGCTGTGCCAGGTAGCTGGTTTTTATTAATGTTCTTTGCTGGGTGAGTGAGTGCTTTGTGTGATTTAGTAGTttgttctaaaattattttgctcttCTTATGTTTGCTCTTAGTGCCATTCGTTTGACAGGTCCCTTTGTGACCATGATTTACTCTATGATAACTGGTGACATGTTCACTTTTGGCATTATTTACTGCATTGTCTTGTGTGGCTTTTCACAAGCTTTCTATTTTCTCTACAAAGGACATCCACAGATTCAGTCGACTATGTTCAATACCTTCCCGAGTACATGGATGGCTTTGTTTCAAACAACACTAGGTGATTATAATGTAAGTTGGTtagtaattaatgaaaattggGAAATATTAGTGGTACATTTTGGAGGTTAAGATAGTCGCTAATACTTTCAGTAAGGTTTACATCTAATATTCGAAACGTATGTGCTCCGAAACTCCAAGACCTCAGTAATCTTTCCCCACGTTCGAATAAACTTGCCATACGTTTCTAAatggttttataaaaaactttttgagTTCTTTCAAATCCAGCTGtccaatatttgttaaattggAACACTGAGAGCCGTGAAATATGTATATCCTGCCTCATCCCACTGAAGGCTGGGCATTCGCAAAGATAACGTTCCAGCAAGTCATCATCCTTCACGTATGCTCTGCATTCCGCCGAATCCACTTTTCCACTTTTTGGAAGGTGGGATCTTGGCGGTAGGTGTGTTGGTAGCATTCCAAGGCCTTAGGTTATCCGCTGAGGTCTATTGCTTCAAACAACCTTTGAAGAAGCTAAATAGCGTCCGAGACGGTCAACTCGTTTGGCTTTTCGTCTCCTGATATTCGCGTATGAAGGGTACCCAAGTGGTAACAACCGAGTTAACTAACGAAACGTTTGAGACTTTGAACTGGCGCTACAGATAGCTTTTATCGCCACTTGGCTGTACACTAAAAGATTTATGGACTTGCTGGTTTCAGCTGAATCCCACTTGGCACCCTCTGTTATGCTAACAATGTGGGGATAAAAGAGTGAATTATTGTCATTTAGTTTGAAGCTAGTTTCTGAGGATAGAATAAACCTGTTCCGGTTTCTTTTTCACACTTTGATCTAGAACCTTTGATTCATTCTTTCCTAATGAAGATTGAAagcattatatttaatttctcatGGATCTGCATTTCTCGGTCACATTACCAGTCTAGCCCGAGTTCTTTAATAAGTTTGAGTATAATACCATACCCCTAGAGCCGCCGAGCCTGACGCCAATGGCCGTATTACCCAAGTTCTATAGGTAGAATTCAGTGGCTTCAAAGAATTTATCTTAGCTCATTCATCTGATTAAGGATCAATTTTAAAGGGAGGATGTTTCCAGGCTCTGAAGCACTTATAACTAAGAAATGTTACGAAGGAACCAATAAAATGGAACCGATTATTTGGTCCATATATTCTGTGCATAAGATAGTATCCCATAGAACAATTCTTGAAGAGACGACATTGGAATTAAGACGAAACTTTTAACATTTCAAGCCTTTATGTCTTCTATGTTtatgtatagaaaaaatttctCTCGATATAACCTTTCTATAGGTTATTATTTCTGCTCTTTTTCGTCACATTGTCCAAGCTTTAGAAGTAGGAGAGATTATTAATTAGCTCCTGAGAGAAATCATTTTTGAGTAAGACTTCTctctcaatatatttttaatatttttacgtttattCTCTCAATTCGATCTCAAGTATCCCGACTTGAATAACACAACGTATCCGAACTTATCGAAGACAGTGTTTGTAATCTTCATGATTTTTGTGCCCATACTTTTACTAAATATGTTAATCGCCATGATGGGCAATACATACGCACAAGTGATTGAGCGTTCCGAGAAAGAGTGGATGAAACAGgtaaaactttaaactttaccagaggataatatatatttatacacaatcCTTTTCGTTATGGCTTAGTGGGCCAAAATTGTGGTCACTTTGGAACGTGCTGTGCCGCAGGCCGATGCAAAAAATTATCTGGAAGCCTATTCCATACCACTCGGACCGATAGATGATTCCGGTTACGAGGTGCGCGGTGTAATGGTTATCAAGAGTAAAGCGAAGACCCGTGCCAAACAACGCAAAGGCGCTGTATCAAATTGGAAAGTGAGTTGAAGACTTATTTTGATTCAGCAAAACTTGTATAAACCACCGTAATCTTGCAGCGTGTTGGCCGCGTAACGTTGAATGCTTTGAAAAAGCGTGGTATGACGGGTGAGCAAATGCGACGCCTGATGTGGGGACGCGCCTCCATTTCCAGTCCGattaaaattaccaaaaagAAGCTTAAGGACCCTTACAATTTAAATCCACAAAGTGATCTCACCAACGCTATGGATATGCTGTCCTTCGCTAACGATCCAGCCTCGAGTTCAGGTCTGCAATTACGGACTTCACTCACGGACGCTGGTGCCGATGGGAAGActacacaacaacagcagcaaaatcAACAGCCCGCACCTGATCCCTTACGCGATTTGATCTTTCTTGCCGATCGACGTCCTGAAGTACATGATCCACAATACTTTGTCGGTCTACAACAGTTGGCCAATCAAGCCTTAGATTTGGTAGAGCAGACAATGGGCATGCATCCGATACCGACCCCAGCCACGAATGCGTTGCTTTTGTCGGCAGCAGCGGCCACAACAACCGCAGGCGCTGTAACTATACAAACAGCAGGCACTGTTGTCCCAACTGCTcagacaacaacaaccgcaGCTACAAATAGCGCCGCGGCAGCAGCAGTAGCTGCGCCTACCGATGATTTGGTTACGCCGCTCAGTGCAAACTTGACCACACTCTTCCAGGATCCGAAGGATGTTGTTGATCCACAAAAGTTAGAGGAATTCTTGAAGATGCTGGCCGACATCGAGACGGAGGAGAGTGATGGTGGAGGTAGACCAATTTTGGGTAAACTGTCGCTTTCGCGTCGGACAAAGAGCGCCTTGTCAAAGGCTCAAATTAAAAAGGAATCGATTGGTGGTAGTCCACTCAAGCTGATTCCTTCAGTGTGGTCGCATAATTTACCACAGCCGGAAGAAGAACCGGTGAGTTTgagttaaatatttataatagaaaGGAATGGAAGGGAAAGTTCCTCAAGGCGGCTGAGTTTATGAAATTATTCCTATATATTTCTTTGTACCTTCATACAGAGATTTTTATATGACTGATctggagatgggcgtaatttgTGTGCCATTTTCGAGTTCGAAGAGTTAATTCGCCTGAATTAATTACCAGAGCTTTCGTTATATAggataaattttttgatatagtCACCAAAGATTCTTGCTATCACTATGTATATCTTAATAGGATTAGGTTATGATAGTTTAGGTCGCAGTGTTGATCCAAAATATGTGGATCTTACTTAAACAGATATTCGTCTTTTGTAATATCGATAAAATTCGAAATGAGGAACACCTGGTCTTCATAGATCAACAAAGTGTTTTGAGCTCACGAAGGCGGTTAATATCAATCCAATCCATTTCTTTAGGTTCTCTTAAGATATTTCTATCTCAGTCTGGGAATGCtggataataataataaagcaacAATATGATTCATCCCGCCTTCATCTTTAAGGCTTGGTTAAAGAGCTTCAGATAAAATGTTTAGCCGCGCCGTGTGTGAACCTATTGGACAATGTTTGACTGGACCAGATAAGAGCAAGTAGTTTAGAGGACCTCTTACGTTTCAGTTTGACTGGATCTGATAAGAGCAAATACTTCTTATGTTTCAGTCTAAGCCAGAAAGATCTCAAAGTCGTACAAATACTGGTTGTTCACCAGCGCAAGCCAAGCTCACTGGAGATCTGCAGGTTCAAAGTTAGAACAGAAGAGGTCATCGAGAAACCGGCACTCTTCCAATCGAACGAAATTGGTGTAAACATACCTTTCCTAGCAAGCTCATAAGCTTTGCAGTTTCCATCGGTTTGAAGATTTTGCTAAGCCCTTCAACCCAAAACCTCTACCCAGTATAATGTTAGAAAGTTTCCTAATATTAGGACATTCTTGGAAATGACTCCATCAAGAGCTCACATGCTTCTAACGTACTTATTTTCTAACCCTACAACTTTTAGGAATTCAATTTCGAAGCCGCACTGGCCGAAGAGCACACACTCACCATCGAACAGGAGGCCGAGGTGGAAACGGAAACCGGCAATGAGCGTGACGACAGCGAAGACTGCCCAACCGTTGAGGAGGTGCATGCGACAATGAAACAATTTCACCTGCGTAAGCGGCAATACCAGCAGGACGACGCAGCGCGACGTGCAAAAAGCGCACGCATCAAGCGCAAAAATAGGTCAGTAGCGATAATGAAGCATTTCCAGTGTTTTTCTAGCGCATTTTGATTTTGCCAGCTGAGGCAACAAAATTCACTTAAATTTCCCGTCATTTATTCCATACGCACAGAATTTCGCCCGAACAGTCCCATGACGCGGACGACGGCAAATCAACACACCCGCGAGGTGCCTCAGCGCCAGGCCGCAAGCAAACGGTGAACGAACGCTTATCACCGCCCGATCCGCTGGAGCCGTGGAGTACGCGCGAACtgcaaaatatcaacaaaatattGGCGCGAAAGTGAAAACGCAAgcgtacacacacatgcacacattaattttgcaaaataccgtatatgtatgtgtatttgtagttgtagtggaaaatacaaaattgctgTAAACCGTTAGCTCGTTTATTTACGGCTTTTTGCAcagtttaatttttggtttggAAAATTTGCCGACGCCATAGGTGTTATTATTCGTGTGTAACGGTGAAAATTGCAGTTTTAGCCAGAATGATGgcaaaaaattgtgtatttttggtaatataacGGCACTTGCATAAATGTatttgttgaaacaaaaattgatattttatgcgCAAATTGGTGAAAAAACACACTTTCATGTTAACGCTGACGTTTCTGTCACAcgattttgttgttgaaaa
This region includes:
- the LOC105228865 gene encoding uncharacterized protein LOC105228865; the encoded protein is MKFFLKKCLRKKPEEMKPGAILDAVISQSSPTANKCLLYKLADYKRGGDLIDALNSGGLVAVEQLIREQFGIFMYNDGKGQVINRAEFLRWKYRDHTEVTIPIEASLSRHDPLGKWEDHKACWQMQFRGALGESLLHVLIICDSKIHTKLARVLIRVFPNLAQDVMEGEEYLGASALHLAIAYSNNELVADLIEAGADINQRAIGSFFLPRDQQRRNPAKSTDYEGLAYLGEYPLAWAACCANESVYNLLLDCGADPDAQDSFGNMILHMVVVCDKLDMFGYALRHPKTPAKNGIANHSGLTPLTLSCKLGRAEVFREMLELSAREFWRYSNITCSGYPLNALDTLLPDGRTNWNSALFIILNGTKEEHLDMLDGGIIQRLLEEKWKTFAQNQFLKRLLILLVHLLCLSVSVYMRPAHVADDDEDEVVASGSTSKDVKTLELAEETEDEKYDVQTIVRYCAEFGTIVGVLSYVIFQQGDEIKNQGLPAFLKQLTHAPAKAIFLVSNLMILACIPFRLMGDTDTEEAILIFAVPGSWFLLMFFAGAIRLTGPFVTMIYSMITGDMFTFGIIYCIVLCGFSQAFYFLYKGHPQIQSTMFNTFPSTWMALFQTTLGDYNYPDLNNTTYPNLSKTVFVIFMIFVPILLLNMLIAMMGNTYAQVIERSEKEWMKQWAKIVVTLERAVPQADAKNYLEAYSIPLGPIDDSGYEVRGVMVIKSKAKTRAKQRKGAVSNWKRVGRVTLNALKKRGMTGEQMRRLMWGRASISSPIKITKKKLKDPYNLNPQSDLTNAMDMLSFANDPASSSGLQLRTSLTDAGADGKTTQQQQQNQQPAPDPLRDLIFLADRRPEVHDPQYFVGLQQLANQALDLVEQTMGMHPIPTPATNALLLSAAAATTTAGAVTIQTAGTVVPTAQTTTTAATNSAAAAAVAAPTDDLVTPLSANLTTLFQDPKDVVDPQKLEEFLKMLADIETEESDGGGRPILGKLSLSRRTKSALSKAQIKKESIGGSPLKLIPSVWSHNLPQPEEEPEFNFEAALAEEHTLTIEQEAEVETETGNERDDSEDCPTVEEVHATMKQFHLRKRQYQQDDAARRAKSARIKRKNRISPEQSHDADDGKSTHPRGASAPGRKQTVNERLSPPDPLEPWSTRELQNINKILARK